In Dermacentor variabilis isolate Ectoservices chromosome 11, ASM5094787v1, whole genome shotgun sequence, one genomic interval encodes:
- the LOC142563467 gene encoding uncharacterized protein LOC142563467 has product MLSAGNSVSAPGRGSSTPFLNEDASYKVVLPRLPTGNDVLNSIFLHADLSGRPYRAPDFRDALLEVVNTSDIVGVGQYQMSHVWMVTCASSAAKQTLVACGELRVKGLKCMVIDPETKNIKLKLLWLPPHLETRRVEEAFQAYGQVKSVEREAWRCTGMEQWVTTNREVSLVLKDNITVTSIPHTMSIYGHQCLVLIPGRPPLCLRCKRVGHVRRQCRTPRCLQCHRFGHSADACVSTYANKLRSGQYSADEPQLDHLMDSTEVVDATGETTGGIRDEDQEPLKPMPTSHNSSSNTSEASGEDDSVCPPGLASLKDKPPDDKEEEEEAMDISKARKHPAPCNDEATECALQAPEKVSPSAQQTPSPGDNVPHRLYQRSQESGTKKSKGSKTTDLPVAKGNEIQKL; this is encoded by the coding sequence ATGCTCTCTGCTGGAAACAGCGTATCGGCCCCAGGCCGAGGATCGTCGACCCCGTTTTTGAACGAAGATGCAAGCTACAAAGTTgtcctcccgcgtctaccaaccggTAACGATGTTTTGAATTCTATTTTCCTTCATGCGGACTTGAGTGGCCGACCATACCGTGCTCCCGACTTCCGAGACGCTCTGCTTGAGGTAGTGAATACTTCAGATATTGTAGGTGTCGGACAGTATCAAATGAGCCATGTATGGATGGTTACTTGCGCTAGTAGTGCGGCAAAACAGACTCTCGTCGCCTGTGGTGAGCTCCGTGTCAAAGGGCTGAAGTGCATGGTGATAGATCCGGAGACTAAAAACATCAAGCTTAAATTACTATGGCTTCCACCTCACCTTGAAACACGACGCGTTGAAGAGGCATTCCAGGCCTATGGTCAGGTGAAGTCGGTGGAGAGAGAAGCATGGAGATGCACTGGCATGGAACAGTGGGTGACAACAAACCGGGAGGTTTCCTTGGTGCTCAAGGACAATATCACCGTAACCTCAATACCGCACACTATGTCCATTTATGGACACCAGTGCCTCGTACTTATCCCCGGTAGGCCTCCTCTGTGCCTTCGTTGCAAGCGCGTGGGACACGTTCGACGACAATGCAGAACACCGAGATGCTTACAGTGCCATCGATTTGGTCACTCAGCGGACGCCTGCGTGTCCACCTACGCCAATAAGCTTCGTTCTGGGCAATATAGCGCAGACGAGCCACAACTGGACCACCTCATGGATTCTACAGAGGTAGTAGATGCCACCGGAGAGACTACAGGTGGCATTAGGGACGAGGACCAGGAGCCCTTGAAGCCAATGCCAACCAGTCATAACAGCTCAAGTAATACAAGCGAAGCTTCCGGCGAGGATGACTCAGTTTGCCCACCTGGCCTAGCAAGCCTTAAAGACAAGCCCCctgatgacaaggaagaagaggaagaggcgatggacatcAGTAAGGCCAGGAAACATCCGGCGCCATGCAACGACGAAGCAACAGAATGTGCACTACAGGCCCCCGAGAAAGTGTCTCCTAGTGCTCAGCAAACTCCCTCTCCTGGTGATAATGTGCCCCACCGGTTATATCAGCGTAGTCAGGAGAGTGGCACAAAGAAGTCCAAAGGGAGCAAGACCACAGATTTACCTGTGGCCAAGGGCAATGAAATACAAAAGCTttag